A portion of the Lolium rigidum isolate FL_2022 chromosome 1, APGP_CSIRO_Lrig_0.1, whole genome shotgun sequence genome contains these proteins:
- the LOC124705812 gene encoding inactive anthranilate O-methyltransferase 1-like has protein sequence MASKQMLHMSQGQGETSYALNSSFQNAQQNRMKPLIEAATLDFCSSNNTLLPHTILIADLGCSSGPNALVLVSIAIEAIQSHYLKFQQPPPEVCVLLNDLPDNDFNMVVKSLVALRQSNKPVIVTGVVPGSFYERLFTSDSLHLVCSSNSLHWLSKAPEDLTRNQIPAYNIDEHARRDRLPMVLEAYAKQFRKDFTLFLGLRAKELVQGGQMVVSLIGRSNVIATRSSYISEIVAQILSVMVLEGVIDKAKYDSFYVPMYSPSSEELRDIIKEEGSFSITDIRVHDSTTDANHGVNNPSSFFNFLRALFEPILVQHFGDIMDEFVRTADRRWSLEGSLQEEHSRSQVATLFVSLAVLQ, from the exons ATGGCCTCCAAACAGATGCTGCATATGAGTCAAGGACAAGGGGAAACAAGCTATGCTCTCAACTCCAGTTTTCAG AACGCTCAACAGAACAGGATGAAGCCCCTGATAGAAGCTGCCACCCTTGACTTTTGTAGCAGCAACAACACCTTATTGCCTCATACGATTCTGATCGCGGACTTGGGCTGCTCCTCTGGCCCAAACGCCCTAGTGCTAGTATCAATTGCCATCGAGGCCATCCAGAGCCACTACCTTAAGTTCCAGCAACCTCCACCGGAAGTATGTGTGCTCCTCAATGACCTTCCTGACAATGACTTCAACATGGTTGTGAAAAGCTTGGTCGCTCTCCGTCAAAGTAACAAGCCTGTTATCGTGACGGGTGTTGTCCCGGGGTCATTTTACGAACGACTCTTCACTTCTGACTCCTTGCATCTTGTTTGCTCGTCCAACAGCTTGCATTGGCTCTCAAAG GCCCCTGAAGATCTAACAAGGAACCAGATTCCGGCATATAACATCGATGAGCATGCTAGGCGTGATAGACTCCCTATGGTCCTTGAGGCTTACGCAAAACAGTTCAGGAAAGATTTTACACTTTTCCTAGGGCTGAGAGCCAAAGAATTGGTCCAAGGAGGCCAAATGGTTGTGTCTCTCATAGGGCGTTCTAATGTAATCGCCACCAGATCCTCTTACATTTCAGAAATTGTAGCTCAGATTCTAAGTGTCATGGTTTTAGAG ggTGTGATCGACAAAGCAAAATATGATTCTTTCTACGTGCCTATGTATTCACCTTCCAGCGAAGAGTTGAGAGACATAATCAAAGAGGAGGGTTCCTTTTCGATCACCGATATTCGTGTGCATGACTCTACAACCGATGCAAATCATGGTGTCAACAACCCAAGCAGTTTTTTCAATTTTCTGCGAGCTTTATTTGAGCCAATATTAGTCCAACATTTTGGAGATATCATGGATGAATTCGTGAGGACCGCAGACCGTCGCTGGAGCCTTGAGGGCAGCTTGCAAGAGGAGCATTCCAGAAGCCAAGTGGCTACACTGTTCGTATCCCTTGCTGTGCTACAGTGA